A region from the Lolium perenne isolate Kyuss_39 chromosome 4, Kyuss_2.0, whole genome shotgun sequence genome encodes:
- the LOC127292934 gene encoding premnaspirodiene oxygenase-like, whose protein sequence is MDELFLLSVLLAAGAVALLQVLKVALNPISERAPPGPWKLPVIGSMHHLVNVLPHRALKDLADAYGPLMMLQLGQTPLVVASSKETARLVLKTHDTNFATRPKLLAGEIVGYEWADILFSPSGDYWRKLRQLCAAEILSPKRVLSFRHIREDEVGMLVEQIHATGLSMPVNLSVMFHSTTNNIVARAAFGKKRKNAGEFMSAIKSGVSLASGFNIPDLFPTWTTVLAAVTGMRRSLQGIHKTVDAILEEIIDERNIARANKIKAGATENVDENLTDVLIGLQGKGGFGFHLDNSKIKAIILDMFAGGTGTSASAMEWGMSELMRNPAVMAKLQGQIREAFKGKSMVTEADLQASDLRYLKLVIKEALRLHPPAPLLVPRESIDVCELEGFTIPAKSRVVINAWAIGRDHRYWDAAEEFRPERFEDGAMDFTGSSYEFLPFGAGRRMCPGFNYGLASMELALVALLYHFNWSLPEGVVEVDMEEAPGLGVRRSTPLMLLATPFVPVVDVA, encoded by the exons ATGGACGAGCTGTTTCTCCTCTCggtgctgctggccgccggagcgGTGGCGCTGTTGCAGGTACTGAAGGTGGCGCTGAACCCAATCAGCGAGAGGGCGCCGCCGGGGCCATGGAAGCTGCCGGTGATCGGCAGCATGCACCACCTGGTGAACGTGCTGCCGCACCGGGCACTGAAAGACCTCGCCGATGCGTACGGCCCACTCATGATGTTGCAGCTGGGGCAGACGCCGCTGGTGGTGGCGTCGTCCAAGGAGACGGCGCGGCTGGTGCTTAAGACCCACGACACCAACTTCGCCACGCGTCCCAAGCTCCTCGCTGGCGAGATCGTCGGCTACGAGTGGGCTGACATCCTCTTCTCCCCCTCCGGAGACTACTGGCGCAAGCTCCGCCAGCTCTGCGCAGCCGAGATCCTCAGCCCCAAGCGCGTGCTCTCCTTCCGCCACATCAGGGAGGACGAG GTGGGGATGCTGGTGGAGCAGATCCACGCGACGGGGCTATCGATGCCGGTGAACCTGAGCGTGATGTTCCATAGCACTACCAACAACATCGTTGCGCGGGCGGCAttcgggaagaagaggaagaacgcGGGGGAGTTCATGTCAGCCATCAAGTCCGGTGTGAGCCTAGCGAGCGGCTTTAACATCCCCGACCTCTTCCCGACATGGACAACAGTGCTAGCCGCCGTCACTGGCATGAGACGCAGCCTCCAGGGCATCCACAAGACGGTGGACGCCATCCTGGAGGAGATCATCGATGAGAGGAACATCGCCCGTGCCAATAAAATCAAGGCCGGCGCCACCGAGAATGTCGACGAGAACCTCACGGATGTGCTCATCGGCCTGCAGGGGAAAGGCGGCTTCGGGTTCCACCTAGACAATAGCAAGATCAAGGCCATCATCTTGGACATGTTCGCCGGTGGGACGGGGACGTCGGCGTCGGCAATGGAGTGGGGTATGTCTGAGCTGATGCGGAACCCGGCGGTAATGGCGAAACTGCAGGGGCAGATCCGCGAGGCGTTCAAGGGTAAGTCCATGGTGACCGAGGCCGACCTGCAAGCTAGCGACCTCCGGTATCTTAAGCTGGTGATCAAGGAGGCGCTCCGGCTGCACCCGCCAGCACCTCTGCTGGTGCCTAGGGAGAGCATCGATGTGTGCGAGCTTGAAGGGTTCACGATCCCGGCCAAGTCGCGCGTGGTGATCAACGCATGGGCCATCGGGCGGGACCACAGGTACTGGGACGCCGCCGAGGAGTTCCGGCCAGAGCGGTTTGAGGACGGCGCCATGGACTTCACGGGCAGCAGCTACGAGTTTCTTCCGTTTGGCGCCGGCCGCAGGATGTGCCCCGGGTTCAACTACGGGCTGGCCAGCATGGAGCTCGCCCTCGTTGCCTTGCTCTACCACTTCAACTGGTCGCTTCCCGAGGGCGTTGTTGAGGTGGACATGGAGGAGGCGCCCGGCCTGGGCGTGCGCCGCAGCACGCCGCTGATGCTCCTCGCCACGCCCTTCGTCCCCGTCGTCGACGTAGCCTAG
- the LOC139838989 gene encoding uncharacterized protein, with protein sequence MENRGTGGTHYAGNRDYTRYKGKMVCIYMERPSFISRHVTFVVRITFLFAMQVAEAAPGVVLHDAQIYDMMRTKKKPNPALPQPQYYGNAKAAKEDYCDMVKSRHPEVDDPLSIPVDEESLVLSGRGRPHGRYPFLNKAVKPTPATSYTRLKHTLTADSPQPRPRPARPPAYDPEFEAAFEACNEAYQQAAAQWNRQNTAYMAYIGEMMISMSTGTPPPARVTVAGDMPIMPSKAAFAATYYGSTPELSSLPNR encoded by the exons atggagaaccgaggcaccggtggcacacactACGCGGGAAACCGCGACTACACCCGCTACAAGGGGAAAatggtatgtatatacatggaacgaccttCTTTCATTTCCCGTCATGTTACATTTGTGGTACGCATAACTTTTCTTTTCGCGATGCAGGTGGCCGAGGCAGcacctggggtggtgcttcatgatgcccagatatatgacatgatgcggacgaagaagaagcccaatcccgcattgcctcagccacagtactacggcaatgccaaggccgccaaggaggactactgcgacatggtcaagtctcgtcaccccgaggtggatgaccccttgagcattccggtcgacgaggagtcgttggtcctgtcggggcgcgggcgtccgcatggccgttacccctttctgaataaggcggtcaagcctaccccagccacgagctacacgcgtctcaagcataccctcaccgccgacagcccccagcctcgtccacggcctgctcgtccacccgcctacgat cctgagttcgaggcggccttcgaagcctgcaatgaagcgtatcagcaggccgctgcgcagtggaataggcagaatacggcctacatggcgtacatagga gaaatgatgatctctatgtctactggtacaccgccaccggctcgagttaccgtggcgggggacatgcctatcatgccatcgaaggcagctttcgctgcgacttactacggatccacaccggagttaagttctttgccaaaccggtag